One segment of Paenibacillus sp. FSL R7-0337 DNA contains the following:
- a CDS encoding carbohydrate ABC transporter permease, which produces MIKASLGERVFDICNSIIMVLMIILTLYPMLYILFSSLSNGNRLVSFNGILLWPQGFSLAAYKAVLNNPVILTGFKNTLFILAVGLVINMTLTALGAYFLSREGVMLQKPIMFFIVFTMFFQGGLVPFYLIVKSYGLLDSLWALILPTAVSTFNLIIMRTYFMAIPKELEESAFLDGAGHFTILFRIFIPLSMPVVAVLILYYGVGHWNSWFNAMLFLRDQSLFPIQLVVRNIILENDNASMLGTTTLLHSRDVTETLKYAAIIVSTAPILLLYPFLQKYFVKGVMVGALKG; this is translated from the coding sequence ATGATTAAAGCGTCGCTCGGCGAACGTGTCTTCGATATCTGCAATTCTATTATTATGGTTCTAATGATTATTCTTACACTCTATCCTATGCTATATATCTTGTTCTCCTCCTTAAGCAATGGGAACCGGCTGGTCTCCTTCAACGGTATCCTGCTGTGGCCGCAAGGCTTCTCGCTGGCAGCTTACAAGGCGGTGCTGAACAATCCCGTAATTCTGACCGGCTTCAAGAATACACTGTTCATCCTGGCGGTAGGACTTGTCATTAATATGACGCTTACTGCCCTGGGTGCCTATTTCCTGTCCAGAGAAGGGGTTATGCTGCAAAAGCCGATTATGTTCTTCATCGTATTCACTATGTTTTTCCAGGGAGGACTGGTGCCATTCTACCTGATCGTGAAGTCCTACGGCCTGCTCGACAGCTTGTGGGCATTGATTCTGCCAACGGCGGTGAGTACGTTCAACTTAATCATCATGCGCACTTATTTCATGGCGATACCGAAGGAACTGGAGGAGTCCGCCTTCCTGGACGGTGCAGGCCATTTCACCATTCTGTTCCGCATCTTCATTCCGCTGTCCATGCCGGTGGTTGCGGTGCTGATTCTGTATTACGGCGTAGGCCACTGGAACAGCTGGTTCAACGCCATGCTTTTCCTGCGTGACCAGAGCCTGTTCCCGATCCAGCTCGTGGTCCGAAACATCATTCTTGAGAATGATAATGCCAGTATGCTGGGGACTACAACACTGCTCCATAGCCGTGATGTGACCGAAACGCTGAAATATGCGGCAATTATCGTAAGCACAGCGCCGATCCTGCTGCTGTATCCGTTCCTGCAGAAGTATTTCGTCAAGGGCGTAATGGTTGGCGCATTGAAGGGATGA
- a CDS encoding ABC transporter permease subunit has product MLKTRLGKDILRNKWLYLMVLPVILYYVLFHYVPLYGTIIAFKQFVPSQGIWGSEWVGFKHFEAFFSSIYFIRVIKNTVLLSFFNLLIGFPAPIILALLLNELKSPLFRRITQTITYMPHFITLVVVAGIVRYFTLSDGLINDVIAFFGGARISFLQQPEFFRPIYIISEIWQQIGWGTIIYLAAITGIDQQQYEAAKIDGATKVQQIRHVTLPGILPTIMIMLILALGNIMNVGFEKIILLYSASIYETADVISTFVYRKGILEFSYSYSAAVGLFNSVINFTILLLANSFSKRASKNSLW; this is encoded by the coding sequence ATGCTTAAAACCAGACTGGGGAAAGACATCCTGCGTAATAAATGGCTGTATCTGATGGTGCTGCCAGTCATCCTATATTATGTATTGTTCCACTATGTTCCGCTCTACGGGACCATTATCGCCTTTAAGCAATTTGTCCCTTCCCAAGGGATCTGGGGCAGTGAATGGGTCGGATTCAAGCATTTTGAAGCTTTTTTCTCCAGTATCTACTTCATCCGTGTCATTAAGAACACAGTTCTGCTAAGCTTCTTCAATCTGCTGATCGGTTTCCCGGCACCCATTATTCTGGCTTTGCTGCTGAATGAATTGAAAAGCCCGCTTTTCCGCCGGATCACGCAAACGATTACGTACATGCCGCATTTTATAACACTCGTGGTGGTGGCAGGAATCGTACGTTATTTCACTTTATCGGATGGTTTGATCAACGATGTTATTGCCTTTTTTGGCGGGGCACGGATTTCGTTCCTGCAGCAGCCTGAATTTTTCCGACCCATTTATATCATCAGTGAGATCTGGCAGCAGATCGGCTGGGGCACAATCATCTATCTGGCGGCCATTACCGGCATTGACCAGCAGCAGTATGAGGCAGCCAAAATTGACGGAGCCACCAAGGTACAGCAGATCCGCCATGTTACCCTGCCCGGTATCCTGCCGACGATTATGATTATGCTGATTCTGGCGCTCGGAAATATTATGAATGTCGGATTCGAGAAAATCATTCTGTTATACAGCGCCAGTATTTATGAGACGGCTGATGTCATATCCACATTTGTATACCGGAAAGGAATTCTGGAATTCAGCTACAGCTACAGTGCAGCGGTAGGCCTGTTCAACTCCGTCATCAATTTCACCATTCTGCTGCTCGCCAACTCATTCAGTAAACGCGCAAGTAAGAACAGTCTCTGGTAA
- a CDS encoding extracellular solute-binding protein produces the protein MKRLHKPLAVLLGFTMLAAGCTSSKNANDESVPNNPAGNGPASNEAAAAFAYPMKGGIELTYMNEQLGGTPERLPVDDEYEKRTGIAIKQLGGTPMTDQKFSLLLASGDLPDIFLNTWLQYPGGPDKAVEQGYILKLNDLMDQYAPNLKRTLQENPDIDKMIKTDDGTYYAFPFIRSEAGRVYGGPIIRKDWLDELKLSVPETIDEWHTVLTAFKEKKKAASPVTFRTMFLGERTGGFAGAFGVMGNFYVNDGKVVYGYLEPGYKEYLKTMSQWYKEGLIDKDFASIDSATVDKKMTSNVSGATIGWQYYIEKYNSAVQEVDPKADFVAAPYPAAVKGGLPEFGQLDNAYAGTSSAAISATTKNARAAMRWLDYAFTEEGKMLNTYGVEGITYTLKDGKPVYTDLVVQNPDGLGSDQVMGKYSHGTNFPMIQQDNNLPAKYPATAESIGIWKRTNHESHLLPPVTPTAEEADEMSSIMNDINAFVKEAELKIILGTDSVDNYDKYVQQMKDLGIERALEIQQAAYERYLNR, from the coding sequence ATGAAAAGGCTCCACAAACCGCTTGCCGTTTTGTTAGGTTTCACCATGCTGGCTGCCGGCTGCACTAGTTCCAAGAATGCAAATGATGAGAGTGTCCCTAACAACCCTGCGGGGAACGGCCCGGCTTCCAATGAAGCCGCAGCAGCTTTTGCTTATCCGATGAAAGGCGGAATAGAGCTGACCTATATGAATGAACAACTGGGAGGCACACCGGAGCGGCTGCCGGTCGATGACGAATATGAGAAACGTACAGGCATCGCCATCAAGCAGCTGGGCGGAACCCCCATGACCGATCAGAAATTCAGTCTGCTGCTGGCATCGGGCGATCTGCCGGATATCTTCCTCAATACCTGGCTGCAATACCCTGGCGGTCCCGATAAAGCCGTTGAGCAGGGGTATATTCTGAAGCTCAATGACCTCATGGATCAATACGCGCCGAACCTGAAGAGAACGCTTCAGGAAAATCCGGATATCGACAAAATGATTAAAACGGATGACGGCACTTATTACGCCTTCCCGTTCATCCGCTCGGAGGCCGGACGGGTCTACGGCGGGCCGATTATCCGCAAGGATTGGCTTGATGAACTGAAGCTCAGTGTCCCGGAGACGATTGACGAATGGCACACCGTACTGACTGCTTTTAAAGAGAAGAAAAAGGCGGCCTCCCCTGTAACCTTCCGCACGATGTTCCTGGGAGAACGGACCGGCGGATTCGCCGGAGCCTTCGGTGTGATGGGGAACTTCTACGTCAACGACGGCAAAGTAGTCTACGGCTATCTGGAGCCTGGCTATAAGGAATATCTGAAAACGATGAGCCAGTGGTACAAAGAAGGCCTGATCGATAAGGATTTCGCTTCGATTGATTCAGCTACAGTGGATAAGAAAATGACCTCTAATGTCAGCGGAGCAACAATCGGCTGGCAGTATTATATTGAGAAATATAATTCAGCCGTACAGGAAGTAGATCCGAAGGCAGACTTCGTAGCCGCTCCATACCCGGCTGCCGTAAAGGGCGGGCTTCCGGAGTTCGGACAGCTGGATAATGCCTATGCGGGGACAAGCTCGGCGGCGATCTCAGCGACAACCAAGAACGCCCGAGCTGCTATGCGCTGGCTGGATTACGCTTTTACCGAAGAAGGCAAAATGCTGAATACCTATGGGGTTGAAGGCATTACCTACACGCTCAAAGACGGAAAGCCCGTCTATACCGATCTTGTGGTGCAGAATCCGGATGGCCTCGGCAGCGACCAGGTAATGGGCAAATATTCCCATGGCACCAACTTCCCGATGATTCAGCAGGACAATAATCTGCCGGCGAAGTATCCGGCTACGGCCGAATCCATCGGCATCTGGAAACGAACCAATCATGAGAGCCACCTGCTTCCTCCGGTCACACCGACTGCCGAGGAAGCAGATGAAATGAGCAGTATTATGAACGACATTAACGCTTTTGTGAAAGAGGCTGAGCTCAAGATCATCCTGGGCACTGATTCCGTAGACAATTACGATAAATATGTGCAGCAGATGAAGGACCTTGGTATCGAACGCGCACTGGAAATTCAACAAGCGGCGTATGAACGTTACCTGAACCGTTAA